A region from the Stutzerimonas stutzeri genome encodes:
- a CDS encoding hotdog family protein yields MIDWPVAELLPHAGDMILLDAVEAFDADSIDAHVKVKPGGLFNLPDGSLPAWVGVEIMAQTVAAFAGCQARQAGLPVELGFLLGTRQFQCDVERFPVGTALRIRALRSLQDDNGMGVFECHLDGPGIHAEARLNVFRPPEVASYLQEPSP; encoded by the coding sequence ATGATCGATTGGCCAGTAGCCGAACTGCTGCCGCATGCCGGCGACATGATCCTGCTCGATGCGGTCGAGGCATTCGACGCAGACAGCATCGATGCGCACGTGAAGGTGAAGCCCGGCGGGCTGTTCAACCTGCCCGATGGCAGCCTGCCCGCCTGGGTCGGTGTCGAGATCATGGCGCAGACGGTCGCCGCGTTCGCCGGCTGTCAGGCACGCCAGGCCGGGCTGCCGGTGGAGCTGGGCTTTCTGCTCGGCACCCGCCAGTTTCAATGCGATGTCGAGCGTTTCCCCGTTGGTACCGCGCTACGCATTCGCGCGCTCCGCTCGCTGCAGGACGACAACGGCATGGGCGTGTTCGAATGCCACCTCGACGGGCCCGGCATTCATGCCGAGGCGCGTCTCAACGTTTTTCGCCCGCCTGAAGTGGCGAGCTATCTTCAAGAGCCCAGCCCATGA
- a CDS encoding FAD-dependent oxidoreductase: MTERLNNDFQFIEVGRKDPKRKLLRQRKKEFVEIYEPFKPQQACEQAHRCLGCGNPYCEWKCPVHNYIPNWLKLVSEGNILAAAELAHQTNTLPEVCGRVCPQDRLCEGACTLNDGFGAVTIGSVEKYIADTAFAMGWRPDMSKVKPTGKKVAIIGAGPAGLGCADVLVRSGVTPVVFDKNPEIGGLLTFGIPEFKLEKSVLSRRREIFGGMGIEFRLNTEVGKDVTIDQLLADYDAVFMGMGTYTYMKGGFPGEDLPGVHDALDFLIANVNRNLGFEKSPEDFVDMKGKKVVVLGGGDTAMDCNRTSIRQGAKSVTCAYRRDAANMPGSRKEVKNAKEEGVKFLFNRQPIAIVGEGKVEGVKVVETRLGAPDARGRRSPEPIPGSEEVLPADAVVIAFGFRPSPADWFEGQNIQTDNQGRVVAPEQGQFKHQTSNPKIFAGGDMVRGSDLVVTAIFEGRQAAEGILDYLEV; encoded by the coding sequence ATGACTGAACGTCTGAATAACGACTTCCAGTTCATCGAGGTCGGGCGCAAGGATCCGAAGAGGAAGCTGCTGCGCCAGCGCAAGAAAGAGTTCGTCGAGATCTATGAACCCTTCAAGCCGCAGCAGGCTTGCGAGCAGGCCCACCGCTGCCTGGGTTGCGGTAACCCCTATTGCGAGTGGAAGTGCCCGGTTCACAATTACATTCCCAATTGGCTGAAGCTGGTTTCCGAGGGCAACATCCTTGCGGCCGCCGAACTGGCGCATCAGACCAACACCCTGCCGGAAGTCTGTGGCCGTGTCTGCCCGCAGGATCGTCTGTGCGAAGGCGCCTGTACCCTCAACGATGGCTTTGGCGCGGTCACCATCGGCTCGGTGGAGAAGTACATCGCCGACACCGCGTTCGCCATGGGCTGGCGCCCTGACATGTCCAAGGTCAAACCGACCGGCAAGAAGGTCGCGATCATTGGCGCTGGCCCGGCCGGTCTCGGTTGCGCCGACGTGCTGGTACGCAGCGGCGTGACCCCGGTAGTGTTCGACAAGAACCCGGAAATCGGTGGCCTGCTGACCTTCGGCATCCCCGAATTCAAGCTGGAGAAAAGCGTGCTCAGCCGCCGTCGCGAGATTTTCGGCGGCATGGGTATCGAGTTCCGCCTGAATACCGAAGTCGGCAAGGACGTAACCATCGACCAGCTGCTCGCCGACTACGATGCGGTATTCATGGGCATGGGCACCTACACCTACATGAAGGGTGGCTTCCCCGGTGAGGACCTGCCGGGCGTGCACGACGCGCTCGACTTCCTGATCGCCAACGTCAACCGCAACCTCGGCTTCGAAAAATCGCCGGAAGACTTTGTCGATATGAAGGGCAAGAAGGTCGTGGTCCTCGGTGGCGGCGACACGGCGATGGACTGTAACCGCACGTCGATCCGTCAGGGCGCCAAGAGCGTGACCTGCGCTTACCGGCGTGACGCGGCGAACATGCCGGGTTCACGCAAGGAAGTGAAAAACGCCAAGGAAGAGGGCGTCAAGTTCCTCTTCAACCGCCAGCCCATCGCCATCGTTGGTGAAGGCAAGGTCGAGGGCGTCAAGGTGGTCGAGACCCGTCTCGGTGCGCCGGATGCCCGTGGTCGTCGCAGTCCCGAGCCGATCCCCGGTTCCGAGGAAGTGCTGCCGGCCGATGCCGTGGTCATCGCCTTTGGTTTCCGTCCGAGCCCGGCCGACTGGTTCGAAGGCCAGAACATCCAGACCGACAACCAGGGCCGTGTCGTGGCGCCGGAACAGGGTCAGTTCAAGCACCAGACCAGCAACCCGAAGATCTTCGCGGGTGGCGACATGGTGCGCGGCTCCGACCTGGTGGTGACCGCCATCTTCGAAGGCCGCCAGGCGGCCGAAGGGATTCTGGACTACCTGGAAGTGTGA
- a CDS encoding beta-ketoacyl-ACP synthase encodes MKRVVVTGMAGITSLGSDWASIEANFSGNRSGIRYMHEWDRFTELNTRLAGPVDDFVVPGHWTRKQLRSMGRVSRLSVKAAEQALEHAGLLDDASIRDGRMGVACGSSTGSTEEIKAFGNMLLNSVADGLNANSYIRMMPHTTAANISIFFGLTGRVIPTSSACTSGSQGIGYAYEAIKFGRLPMMLAGGAEELCATEAMVFDALYATSLKNDAPHTTPRPYDAGRDGLVIGEGAGMLVLEELEHALARGATIHAELVGFGSNADGQHATKPEQLTMRRAMELALDDANLQPEAIGYVNGHGTATEQGDIAETQATQSLFGSRMPISSQKSFFGHTLGACGALESWFSIEMLNRDHYIHTLNLDSIDPRCGELDYLVGAPRVMQHEFVMNNNFAFGGINTSLIFRRWA; translated from the coding sequence ATGAAACGCGTCGTCGTCACCGGCATGGCCGGCATCACCTCGCTGGGCAGCGACTGGGCCAGCATCGAAGCCAACTTCAGCGGCAACCGCAGCGGCATCCGCTACATGCACGAGTGGGATCGCTTCACCGAGCTCAATACCCGCCTGGCCGGGCCGGTGGATGATTTCGTCGTCCCCGGCCATTGGACACGCAAGCAGCTGCGCAGCATGGGCCGAGTCTCACGGTTGTCGGTAAAGGCCGCCGAGCAGGCACTCGAACACGCGGGCCTGCTCGATGACGCATCGATCCGCGACGGCCGCATGGGCGTTGCCTGCGGCTCGTCCACTGGCAGTACCGAGGAGATCAAGGCCTTCGGCAACATGCTGCTCAACTCCGTGGCCGACGGACTGAACGCCAACTCCTACATCCGCATGATGCCGCACACCACAGCGGCCAATATCAGCATCTTTTTCGGCCTCACCGGCCGGGTGATCCCCACCTCCAGCGCCTGCACCAGCGGTAGCCAGGGCATCGGCTATGCCTACGAGGCGATCAAGTTCGGCCGCCTGCCGATGATGCTCGCCGGCGGCGCCGAAGAGCTGTGTGCGACCGAAGCCATGGTGTTTGACGCACTCTATGCGACCAGCCTGAAGAACGATGCGCCGCACACCACGCCGCGCCCGTATGACGCCGGCCGCGATGGGCTGGTCATTGGCGAGGGCGCCGGCATGCTGGTGCTCGAAGAGCTCGAGCACGCGCTCGCCCGCGGCGCCACCATCCACGCCGAACTGGTCGGCTTCGGCAGCAATGCCGACGGCCAGCACGCTACCAAACCCGAACAGCTGACCATGCGCCGTGCCATGGAGCTGGCCCTGGACGATGCCAACCTGCAGCCCGAAGCCATCGGCTACGTCAACGGCCACGGCACCGCCACCGAGCAGGGCGACATCGCCGAGACCCAGGCGACCCAGTCGCTGTTCGGCTCACGCATGCCGATCAGTTCGCAGAAGAGTTTCTTCGGACACACCTTGGGCGCCTGCGGCGCGCTGGAGTCCTGGTTCAGCATCGAGATGCTGAACCGCGATCACTACATCCATACGCTCAATCTCGATAGCATCGATCCGCGCTGCGGCGAGCTGGACTACCTCGTCGGTGCGCCGCGCGTGATGCAGCACGAATTCGTGATGAACAACAATTTCGCCTTTGGCGGCATCAATACCTCGCTGATTTTCCGCCGCTGGGCCTGA
- a CDS encoding beta-ketoacyl-[acyl-carrier-protein] synthase family protein — protein MTAYLNALGLVCALGRSKAEVARRLLDGDDSGMQPYPQAVAGRLLPVGAVTGTLPTLDDAPLRHATRNNQLLLAAVEQIEVELHEAIARFGPSRIGVVMGTSTTGIQEATRGITELVREGELPASYHYGHQELCAPASFLSERLQLSGPGYSISTACTSSARALLSAKRLLDAGICDAVICGGVDSLCDLTLQGFSALEATSERICNPFSVNRDGINIGEAAALFLMTRDAAPIALLGGGASSDAHHISAPDPQGLGAIEAMRKALAGAAIQAEQVSYLNLHGTATLHNDAMESLAVAAVFPAGVACSSSKPLTGHTLGAAGALEAAFCWLALSEHNPAQRLPPHRWDGEQDAVLPRLDLIAAGTTMAAAGPRRMMSNSFAFGGNNISLILGDAP, from the coding sequence ATGACCGCTTACCTGAATGCCCTGGGGTTGGTCTGCGCGCTGGGCCGCAGTAAGGCGGAGGTCGCCAGGCGCCTGCTGGACGGTGACGACTCGGGCATGCAGCCCTATCCGCAAGCGGTCGCCGGTCGCCTGCTGCCGGTCGGCGCGGTCACAGGCACGCTGCCCACCCTCGACGATGCGCCGCTGCGTCACGCCACGCGCAATAACCAGCTGCTGCTGGCCGCGGTCGAGCAGATCGAAGTCGAACTGCATGAGGCGATCGCCCGCTTCGGCCCATCCCGTATCGGTGTGGTGATGGGCACCAGCACCACCGGCATCCAGGAAGCCACTCGGGGCATCACCGAGCTGGTGCGCGAAGGGGAGCTACCGGCCAGCTATCACTACGGTCATCAGGAGCTTTGCGCGCCCGCCAGCTTTCTCAGCGAGCGGCTGCAACTCAGCGGTCCTGGCTATTCGATTTCCACCGCCTGCACCTCGAGCGCTCGCGCCCTGCTCAGCGCCAAGCGCCTGCTGGATGCGGGCATTTGCGATGCGGTGATCTGCGGCGGTGTGGACAGCCTCTGCGATTTGACCCTGCAAGGGTTCAGCGCCCTGGAGGCGACCAGCGAGCGCATCTGCAATCCGTTTTCGGTCAACCGCGACGGCATCAATATCGGCGAGGCGGCCGCGCTCTTCCTGATGACCCGCGACGCGGCGCCGATCGCGCTGCTCGGCGGTGGCGCCAGCTCGGACGCACACCATATTTCCGCGCCCGACCCGCAAGGCCTGGGCGCCATTGAGGCGATGCGCAAGGCGCTCGCCGGGGCAGCCATTCAAGCGGAGCAGGTCAGCTATCTGAACCTGCACGGCACCGCCACCTTGCACAACGATGCCATGGAAAGCCTGGCGGTCGCCGCGGTGTTTCCGGCCGGCGTGGCCTGCTCATCGAGCAAGCCGCTGACCGGGCACACCCTGGGCGCGGCCGGTGCGCTGGAAGCCGCGTTCTGCTGGCTGGCCCTGTCCGAGCACAATCCAGCCCAAAGGCTGCCGCCACATCGCTGGGACGGCGAGCAGGATGCCGTCCTGCCGCGGCTGGACCTGATCGCTGCCGGCACGACGATGGCCGCCGCCGGTCCGCGCCGCATGATGAGCAATTCTTTCGCCTTTGGCGGCAACAACATCAGCTTGATCCTGGGAGACGCGCCATGA
- the hemE gene encoding uroporphyrinogen decarboxylase, whose translation MTALKNDRFLRALLKQPVDVTPVWMMRQAGRYLPEYRASRSKAGDFMSLCMNPELACEVTLQPLERYPLDAAILFSDILTVPDAMGLGLYFETGEGPRFKKVVSSMADIEALPIPDPEKDLGYVMEAVRTIRRELNGRVPLIGFSGSPWTLATYMVEGGSSKDFRKSKAMLYENPQAMHALLDKLAQSVTSYLNGQILAGAQAVQIFDSWGGSLSAAAYQEFSLAYMQKIVDGLIREHDGRRVPVILFTKGGGLWLESMAESGAETLGLDWTCDIGAARARVGDKVALQGNMDPSVLFAKPDAIRAEVGRILASFGHGEGHVFNLGHGITPEVDPAHAGAFIESVHELSARYHD comes from the coding sequence ATGACTGCCTTGAAGAATGATCGCTTCCTTCGCGCCCTGCTCAAGCAACCTGTCGACGTCACCCCGGTGTGGATGATGCGTCAGGCCGGCCGCTACCTGCCCGAGTATCGGGCCAGCCGTAGCAAGGCGGGCGACTTCATGAGCCTGTGCATGAACCCCGAGCTGGCCTGCGAGGTCACGCTGCAGCCGCTGGAGCGTTATCCGCTGGATGCCGCGATTCTTTTCTCGGACATCCTTACCGTGCCGGACGCCATGGGGCTAGGCCTGTATTTCGAGACTGGTGAAGGGCCGCGCTTCAAGAAAGTCGTCAGTAGCATGGCCGACATCGAGGCGTTGCCGATCCCGGATCCGGAGAAGGACCTAGGCTACGTGATGGAGGCGGTGCGCACCATCCGCCGTGAGCTCAACGGCCGCGTGCCGCTGATTGGCTTCTCTGGCAGCCCATGGACGCTGGCGACCTACATGGTCGAGGGCGGCTCCTCCAAGGACTTCCGCAAGTCCAAGGCGATGCTGTACGAGAATCCGCAGGCCATGCATGCGCTACTCGACAAGCTGGCGCAGTCGGTGACCAGCTACCTCAATGGGCAGATCCTGGCCGGTGCCCAGGCGGTGCAGATCTTCGATTCCTGGGGTGGCAGCCTGTCGGCGGCGGCTTACCAGGAGTTTTCGCTGGCCTACATGCAGAAGATCGTCGATGGGCTGATTCGTGAGCATGACGGTCGCCGCGTGCCGGTGATCCTCTTCACCAAGGGTGGCGGGCTCTGGCTCGAGTCGATGGCCGAGAGCGGCGCCGAGACCCTGGGGCTCGATTGGACCTGCGACATCGGTGCCGCGCGTGCCCGCGTCGGCGACAAGGTGGCGTTGCAGGGCAACATGGACCCCAGCGTACTGTTCGCCAAGCCGGACGCCATTCGTGCCGAGGTCGGACGCATTCTTGCGAGCTTCGGCCACGGCGAAGGCCATGTGTTCAATCTGGGCCATGGCATTACACCGGAAGTCGATCCGGCCCATGCCGGTGCCTTCATCGAATCGGTACACGAACTGTCGGCTCGGTATCACGACTGA
- the fabG gene encoding 3-oxoacyl-ACP reductase FabG — translation MSNSILVTGSSRGIGRAIALRLARSGHDIVLHCRNRRDEAEAVQAQIQDLGRQARILQFDVADRAQCRALLEADIEAHGAYYGVVCNAGLTRDGAFPALTEDDWDLVMRTNLDGFYNVLQPLTMPMIRRRQPGRIVCITSVSGLIGNRGQVNYSASKAGVIGAAKALAVELGKRRITVNCVAPGLIDTDMLNDDLPIEDMLKMIPAQRMGTPEEVAGAVNFLMSEEASYITRQVLAVNGGLC, via the coding sequence ATGAGCAACAGCATTCTCGTCACCGGCTCCAGCCGTGGCATTGGCCGCGCCATCGCCTTGCGCCTGGCCCGCAGCGGCCACGACATCGTCCTGCATTGCCGCAACCGGCGCGACGAAGCAGAGGCGGTCCAGGCACAGATCCAGGACCTGGGACGCCAAGCGCGCATCCTGCAGTTCGACGTCGCTGATCGCGCGCAATGCCGCGCGCTGCTGGAAGCCGATATCGAAGCGCACGGCGCCTATTACGGGGTGGTCTGCAACGCCGGCCTCACCCGCGACGGCGCTTTTCCGGCCTTGACCGAGGACGACTGGGATCTGGTCATGCGCACCAACCTGGATGGCTTCTACAATGTGCTGCAGCCGCTAACCATGCCGATGATTCGTCGCCGCCAGCCGGGGCGGATCGTTTGTATCACCTCGGTATCGGGCCTGATCGGCAACCGCGGCCAGGTCAATTACAGCGCCTCCAAGGCCGGCGTGATCGGTGCAGCCAAAGCGCTGGCCGTCGAACTCGGCAAACGGCGTATCACGGTCAATTGCGTCGCTCCGGGGCTGATCGACACCGACATGCTCAACGACGATCTGCCCATCGAGGACATGCTCAAGATGATTCCCGCTCAACGCATGGGCACCCCCGAAGAAGTCGCCGGCGCGGTCAATTTCCTCATGTCGGAAGAGGCCAGCTACATCACCCGCCAGGTCCTGGCGGTCAACGGCGGGTTGTGCTGA
- the gltB gene encoding glutamate synthase large subunit produces MRAGLFRPEEFKDNCGFGLIAHMQGEASHHLLQTAIQSLTCMTHRGGINADGKTGDGCGLLMQKPDAFLRAMAKQHFDVDLPALYAVGMIFLSQDAAKADAAKAQLNEQIAAQGLTLVGWREVPIDTTVLGRLALERLPRIEQVFVSAEGLSERDFGIKLFFARRRAEVALAGDKEFYVCSFSDKDIIYKGLMMPADLAQFYPDLGDERLATAICVFHQRFSTNTMPQWPLAQPFRFLAHNGEINTITGNRNWAQARRLKFANELLPDLESLDPLVNRTGSDSSSMDNMLELLVTGGMDLFRGLRMIIPPAWQNVETMDPDLRAFYEFNSMHMEPWDGPAGVVLTDGRHAICLLDRNGLRPARWVTTTNGYITLASEVGVWDYKPEDVIAKGRVGPGQILAVDTETGQVLHTDDIDNRLKSQHPYKKWLRQNALRIQSTLDDNDHGSAFYDADQLKQYMKMFQVTFEERDQVLRPLAEQGQEAVGSMGDDTPMAVLSRRVRSPYDYFRQQFAQVTNPPIDPLRESIVMSLETCLGAERNVFEETADHANRAILTTPVISPAKWRTILELERPGFERQLIDLNYDESLGLEAAVRNIADQAEEAVRGGKVMLILSDRAIQPGKLPVHASLAVGAVHHRLIETGLRCDCNILVETATARDPHHFAVLIGFGATAVYPFLAFEVLGDLIRTGEVLGDLYEVFKHYRKGISKGLLKIISKMGISTITSYRGAQLFEAVGLSDEVVDVSFRGVASRIKGARFVDLEVEQKALAAEAWSARKPIQQGGLLKFVYGGEYHAYNPDVVAALQVAVQQGDYNRFKEYTALVDQRPAAMLRDLLKLKVAEQPLALEEVEPLERILKRFDSAGISLGALSPEAHEAIAAAMNRIGARSNSGEGGEDPARYRTERSSKIKQVATGRFGVTPEYLVNAEVLQIKVAQGAKPGEGGQLPGGKVNGLIAKLRYAVPGVTLISPPPHHDIYSIEDLAQLIFDLKQVNPKALVSVKLVAEPGVGTIAAGVAKAYADLITISGYDGGTGASPLTSIRYAGSPWELGLAETHQTLRGNDLRGKVRVQTDGGLKTGLDVVKAAILGAESFGFGTAPMIALGCKYLRICHLNNCATGVATQNDQLRKDHFIGTVDMVVNFFTFVAEETREWLARLGVRSLQELIGRTDLLELLPGETAKQNHLDLTPLLGSDHIPADKPQFCEVEKNPPFDQGLLAEEMVKLARAAIDAKSGAEFELDICNCDRSIGARVSGEIAQVHGNQGMKDAPITFRFKGTAGQSFGVWNAGGLHLYLEGDANDYVGKGMTGGKLVITQPKGSEFESQDSAIIGNTCLYGATGGKLFASGTAGERFAVRNSGAHAVVEGTGDHCCEYMTGGFVCVLGKTGYNFGSGMTGGFAYVLDMDNSFVDRVNNELVNLQRITGEAMEAHRSHLQEVLREYVAETGSAWGAKLLENLDDYLRRFWLVKPKAANLATLLSTTRANPQ; encoded by the coding sequence ATGAGAGCAGGTCTGTTTCGTCCTGAAGAGTTCAAGGATAACTGCGGCTTCGGTCTGATCGCCCACATGCAGGGCGAGGCAAGCCATCACCTGCTTCAGACCGCTATTCAATCCCTCACCTGCATGACGCACCGCGGTGGCATCAACGCCGACGGCAAGACGGGCGATGGCTGCGGTCTGCTGATGCAGAAGCCCGATGCGTTTCTGCGCGCCATGGCCAAGCAGCACTTCGATGTCGATCTGCCGGCGCTATATGCGGTCGGCATGATCTTCCTCAGCCAGGATGCGGCCAAGGCGGATGCGGCCAAGGCCCAGCTCAACGAACAGATCGCAGCCCAGGGCCTGACGCTGGTCGGCTGGCGCGAGGTGCCGATCGACACCACCGTGCTGGGTCGTCTGGCACTGGAGCGCCTGCCGCGCATCGAACAGGTGTTCGTTTCGGCTGAAGGGCTGTCCGAACGCGACTTCGGTATCAAGCTGTTCTTCGCTCGTCGCCGCGCCGAAGTCGCGCTGGCCGGCGACAAGGAATTCTACGTTTGCAGCTTTTCCGACAAGGACATCATCTACAAAGGCCTGATGATGCCGGCCGATCTGGCGCAGTTCTATCCCGATCTCGGCGACGAGCGCCTGGCGACCGCCATCTGCGTGTTCCATCAGCGCTTCTCCACCAACACCATGCCGCAATGGCCGTTGGCCCAGCCGTTCCGCTTCCTCGCCCACAACGGTGAAATCAACACCATCACCGGTAACCGCAACTGGGCGCAGGCGCGTCGGCTGAAGTTCGCCAATGAATTGCTGCCCGATCTGGAAAGCCTCGATCCGCTGGTCAACCGCACCGGCTCCGACTCCTCGAGCATGGATAACATGTTGGAGCTGTTGGTCACCGGCGGCATGGATTTGTTCCGTGGTCTGCGCATGATCATTCCGCCGGCCTGGCAGAACGTCGAAACCATGGATCCGGACCTGCGGGCTTTCTATGAATTCAACTCCATGCACATGGAGCCCTGGGACGGCCCGGCCGGCGTGGTCTTGACCGACGGGCGCCACGCGATCTGCCTGCTCGATCGCAACGGGCTGCGTCCGGCGCGCTGGGTGACCACCACCAATGGCTACATCACCCTGGCATCCGAAGTCGGCGTATGGGATTACAAGCCGGAAGACGTCATCGCCAAGGGGCGTGTCGGGCCGGGCCAGATCCTCGCGGTGGATACCGAGACCGGGCAGGTTCTGCATACCGACGATATCGACAACCGTCTTAAGTCGCAGCATCCCTACAAGAAGTGGCTGCGCCAGAATGCCCTGCGTATCCAGTCGACCCTGGACGACAACGACCATGGTTCGGCTTTCTACGATGCCGACCAGCTCAAGCAATACATGAAGATGTTCCAGGTCACCTTCGAGGAGCGTGACCAGGTGCTGCGCCCCCTCGCCGAGCAGGGCCAGGAAGCGGTGGGCTCGATGGGTGATGACACGCCAATGGCCGTATTGTCGCGTCGGGTGCGCTCGCCGTACGACTATTTCCGCCAGCAGTTCGCCCAGGTCACCAACCCGCCGATCGACCCGCTGCGCGAATCCATCGTCATGTCGCTGGAGACCTGCCTGGGCGCCGAGCGTAACGTCTTCGAGGAAACCGCCGATCACGCCAACCGTGCGATTCTCACCACGCCGGTCATTTCGCCAGCGAAGTGGCGGACCATCCTGGAGCTCGAGCGTCCCGGATTCGAACGCCAACTGATCGACCTGAACTATGACGAGTCTCTCGGCCTTGAGGCTGCGGTCCGCAATATCGCCGATCAGGCAGAGGAAGCCGTGCGCGGCGGCAAGGTCATGCTGATTCTCAGTGACCGCGCTATCCAGCCTGGCAAACTGCCGGTGCATGCGTCTCTGGCCGTCGGTGCGGTGCATCATCGCCTGATCGAGACCGGTCTGCGCTGCGACTGCAACATCCTGGTGGAAACCGCCACCGCGCGCGACCCGCACCACTTCGCTGTGTTGATCGGCTTCGGTGCGACGGCGGTTTACCCGTTCCTCGCTTTCGAAGTGCTAGGCGACCTGATTCGTACCGGCGAGGTGCTGGGCGACCTCTACGAGGTGTTCAAGCACTACCGCAAGGGTATCTCCAAGGGTCTGCTGAAGATCATCTCGAAGATGGGCATCTCCACCATCACCTCCTATCGTGGCGCGCAGCTGTTCGAAGCGGTCGGCTTGTCCGATGAGGTCGTCGACGTCAGCTTCCGTGGTGTCGCCAGCCGCATCAAGGGGGCGCGTTTCGTCGACCTGGAAGTCGAGCAGAAGGCGCTCGCGGCCGAAGCCTGGAGTGCGCGCAAGCCGATCCAGCAGGGCGGTTTGCTGAAGTTCGTCTATGGCGGCGAATACCACGCCTACAACCCCGATGTGGTTGCGGCGCTGCAGGTGGCAGTACAGCAAGGCGACTACAACCGGTTCAAGGAATACACCGCGCTGGTCGACCAGCGTCCGGCGGCCATGTTGCGCGACCTGCTCAAGCTCAAGGTGGCCGAGCAGCCGCTGGCACTCGAGGAAGTCGAACCCCTGGAGCGGATTCTCAAGCGCTTCGACTCGGCCGGCATCTCGCTCGGCGCGTTGTCGCCCGAGGCGCACGAGGCCATCGCCGCGGCGATGAACCGCATCGGTGCGCGCTCCAACTCCGGCGAGGGCGGCGAAGATCCGGCCCGTTATCGCACCGAGCGCAGCTCGAAGATCAAGCAGGTCGCGACCGGCCGTTTCGGTGTCACGCCGGAATATCTGGTGAACGCCGAGGTGCTGCAGATCAAGGTCGCGCAAGGCGCCAAGCCCGGCGAAGGTGGCCAGCTGCCCGGTGGCAAGGTCAACGGCCTGATCGCCAAGCTGCGCTATGCGGTGCCGGGCGTCACGCTGATCTCTCCGCCGCCGCACCATGACATCTATTCGATCGAAGACCTGGCTCAGTTGATCTTCGACCTCAAGCAGGTCAATCCGAAGGCCCTGGTCTCGGTCAAGTTGGTGGCCGAGCCCGGAGTCGGGACCATCGCGGCGGGCGTCGCCAAGGCCTACGCCGACCTGATCACCATTTCCGGTTACGACGGCGGTACCGGCGCCTCGCCGCTGACCTCCATCCGTTACGCCGGCTCGCCCTGGGAGCTGGGCCTTGCCGAGACCCATCAGACCCTGCGCGGCAATGATTTGCGCGGCAAGGTGCGGGTGCAGACCGATGGCGGCCTGAAGACCGGCCTCGACGTGGTCAAGGCGGCCATTCTGGGCGCCGAAAGCTTCGGCTTCGGCACCGCGCCGATGATCGCCCTCGGCTGCAAGTACCTTCGCATCTGCCACCTGAACAACTGCGCCACCGGCGTCGCAACGCAGAATGACCAGCTGCGCAAGGACCATTTCATCGGCACCGTCGATATGGTGGTGAACTTCTTCACCTTCGTCGCCGAGGAAACCCGCGAGTGGCTGGCTCGGCTGGGTGTGCGCAGCCTGCAGGAGCTGATCGGGCGCACCGACCTGCTCGAACTGCTGCCAGGTGAAACCGCCAAGCAGAACCATCTCGACCTGACGCCGCTGCTGGGCAGCGACCACATCCCGGCCGATAAGCCGCAGTTCTGCGAGGTGGAGAAGAATCCGCCGTTCGATCAGGGATTGCTGGCCGAGGAAATGGTCAAGCTCGCGCGCGCAGCCATCGACGCCAAGAGTGGTGCCGAGTTCGAACTGGACATCTGCAACTGCGATCGTTCCATCGGTGCTCGCGTATCCGGCGAAATCGCACAGGTGCACGGCAACCAGGGCATGAAGGATGCGCCGATCACCTTCCGCTTCAAGGGTACGGCGGGCCAGAGCTTCGGTGTCTGGAACGCGGGTGGCCTGCACCTGTATCTGGAGGGGGACGCCAACGACTACGTCGGCAAGGGCATGACCGGCGGCAAGCTGGTGATCACTCAACCGAAGGGCAGCGAGTTCGAGTCGCAGGATTCGGCCATCATCGGCAACACCTGCCTGTATGGCGCCACCGGCGGCAAACTGTTCGCCAGCGGGACCGCCGGCGAGCGCTTTGCGGTGCGTAACTCCGGCGCGCACGCGGTCGTGGAAGGCACCGGTGATCACTGCTGCGAATACATGACTGGCGGCTTCGTCTGCGTCCTCGGCAAGACTGGCTACAACTTCGGCTCGGGTATGACCGGCGGTTTCGCCTATGTGCTCGACATGGACAACAGCTTCGTCGATCGGGTGAATAACGAGCTGGTCAACCTGCAGCGCATCACGGGTGAGGCCATGGAAGCTCACCGTAGCCATCTGCAAGAAGTGCTGCGCGAATACGTCGCCGAAACCGGCAGCGCATGGGGCGCCAAGCTTCTGGAGAACCTCGACGATTACCTGCGGCGCTTCTGGCTGGTCAAGCCGAAGGCGGCCAACCTGGCAACGTTGCTGTCGACCACTCGGGCCAACCCCCAATAA